A window from Solanum stenotomum isolate F172 unplaced genomic scaffold, ASM1918654v1 scaffold18507, whole genome shotgun sequence encodes these proteins:
- the LOC125850666 gene encoding exocyst complex component EXO70A1-like isoform X2: MSISRNSGGVGGVVGGVDMLSERARMMRDSLQKSQSITDNVVNILGSFDHRLSALETAMRPTQIRTHAIRTAHGNIDKALKAAEVILSQFDISRQAEIKILKGPHEDLESYLQAIDQLRDNIRFFSNNKSFKSSDGVLNHANSLLTKAISKLEEEFKQLLLSYSKPIEPDRLFECLPNSMRPPSSPGHQDSSGKSHLSNSNAEQNGAENAVFTPPTLIPPRILPLLHDLAQQMVQAGHQQQFVKIYRDTRSPVLEESLHNLGVEKLSKDDVQKMQWEVLEAKIGNWIHFMRIAVKLLFAGERKVCDQILEGFDSLNDQCFAEVTTASVAVLLSFGDAIAKSKRSPEKLFVLLDMYEIMRELHSEIESLFIGKACNEIRESAFGLTKQLAQTAQETFGDFEEAVEKDATKTAVSDGTVHPLTSYVINYVKFLFDYQSTLKQLFQEFENGGDSNSQLAAVTMRIMQALQTNLDGKSKQYKDSALTHLFLMNNIHYMVRSVRRSEAKDLLGDDWVQRHRRVVQQHANQYKRIAWAKILQSLSIQGLTSSGGSSSSGVDGQNSSGVSRSTVKERFKMFNAQFEELHQRQSQWAVPDTELRESLRLAVAEVLLPAYRSFIKRFGPLVENGKNAQKYIRYSAEDLDRMLGEFFEVAT; the protein is encoded by the exons ATGAGTATTTCAAGAAACTCAGGTGGGGTTGGAGGGGTAGTGGGTGGTGTTGATATGCTGAGTGAAAGAGCAAGAATGATGAGAGATTCATTGCAGAAGAGTCAGTCTATTACTGACAATGTTGTGAACATTTTGGGTTCCTTTGATCATCGTCTTTCTGCTCTTGAAACTGCTATGCGTCCTACCCAG ATAAGGACTCATGCTATTAGGACGGCTCATGGAAACATTGACAAGGCTTTAAAGGCTGCTGAGGTTATACTGTCCCAATTTGATATTTCTCGTCAG GCGgaaattaaaatacttaaaGGGCCACATGAGGACCTGGAAAGTTATCTTCAAGCAATTGACCAGCTGAGAGACAATATTCGCTTCTTCAGCAACAACAAAAGCTTCAAAAGTAGTGATGGAGTGCTCAATCATGCTAATAGTTTGCTGACCAAGGCTATTTCAAAGCTCGAAGAGGAGTTTAAGCAGCTCTTGTTGTCTTATAG TAAACCCATTGAACCTGACCGGCTGTTTGAGTGTCTGCCAAATTCAATGCGACCACCATCATCACCTGGACACCAGGACTCTAGTGGTAAGAGTCATCTGTCCAATAGTAATGCTGAGCAAAATGGTGCAGAAAACGCTGTCTTCACACCGCCAACCCTTATACCTCCAAGGATCCTGCCTTTACTACATGATTTAGCCCAACAGATGGTTCAAGCTGGCCACCAACaacaatttgtaaaaatatacag GGATACACGTTCTCCCGTACTGGAAGAAAGTCTTCACAATTTGGGAGTGGAAAAACTTAGCAAAGATGATGTTCAGAAGATGCAATGGGAAGTTCTGGAAGCTAAAATTGGAAATTGGATTCATTTTATGCGAATTGCT GTCAAACTGTTATTTGCTGGTGAACGTAAGGTGTGTGATCAAATTCTCGAAGGATTTGATTCACTCAATGACCAATGTTTTGCTGAAGTTACTACTGCAAGTGTTGCTGTGTTGCTTAGTTTTGGTGATGCAATTGCAAAGAGCAAAAGATCACCTGAGAAGTTATTTGTGCTTCTAGATATGTATGAAATAATGCGGGAACTTCATTCAGAG ATTGAATCACTTTTCATAGGTAAAGCTTGCAATGAAATTAGGGAATCTGCCTTTGGTTTGACAAAGCAACTTGCCCAGACAGCCCAAGAAACCTTTGGTGATTTTGAAGAAGCAGTTGAAAAAGATGCAACCAAAACTGCCGTCTCAGATGGAACTGTCCATCCCTTGACCAGCTATGTGATTAATTATGTGAAGTTCCTGTTTGA CTATCAATCAACATTGAAACAACTATTCCAAGAATTTGAAAATGGAGGAGATTCGAATTCTCAGCTAGCTGCTGTTACAATGCGTATAATGCAGGCTCTTCAAACCAATTTGGATGGAAAATCTAAGCAGTATAAGGATTCTGCTCTGACTCACTTGTTCCTTATGAACAATATTCACTATATGGTCAGATCTGTCCGCAG GTCTGAAGCCAAAGACTTATTAGGGGATGACTGGGTGCAAAGACACCGGAGAGTTGTACAGCAACATGCAAATCAATATAAAAGAATTGCTTGGGCGAAG ATCCTTCAATCTCTATCGATTCAAGGGCTAACATCATCTGGAGGCAGTAGTTCTAGTGGTGTAGATGGACAAAATAGCAGTGGAGTTTCAAGATCCACTGTAAAAGAAAG GTTCAAGATGTTCAATGCGCAGTTTGAAGAGCTTCATCAAAGGCAATCTCAATGGGCTGTTCCAGATACTGAGTTGCGAGAGTCATTGAGGCTTGCGGTCGCTGAAGTTTTGCTGCCTGCATACAGATCTTTCATTAAACGCTTTGG GCCTTTGGTTGAGAATGGTAAAAACGCCCAAAAGTACATCAGATATTCAGCTGAAGATCTTGACCGTATGCTGGGTGAATTCTTCGAGG TTGCTACATGA
- the LOC125850666 gene encoding exocyst complex component EXO70A1-like isoform X1, with the protein MSISRNSGGVGGVVGGVDMLSERARMMRDSLQKSQSITDNVVNILGSFDHRLSALETAMRPTQIRTHAIRTAHGNIDKALKAAEVILSQFDISRQAEIKILKGPHEDLESYLQAIDQLRDNIRFFSNNKSFKSSDGVLNHANSLLTKAISKLEEEFKQLLLSYSKPIEPDRLFECLPNSMRPPSSPGHQDSSGKSHLSNSNAEQNGAENAVFTPPTLIPPRILPLLHDLAQQMVQAGHQQQFVKIYRDTRSPVLEESLHNLGVEKLSKDDVQKMQWEVLEAKIGNWIHFMRIAVKLLFAGERKVCDQILEGFDSLNDQCFAEVTTASVAVLLSFGDAIAKSKRSPEKLFVLLDMYEIMRELHSEIESLFIGKACNEIRESAFGLTKQLAQTAQETFGDFEEAVEKDATKTAVSDGTVHPLTSYVINYVKFLFDYQSTLKQLFQEFENGGDSNSQLAAVTMRIMQALQTNLDGKSKQYKDSALTHLFLMNNIHYMVRSVRRSEAKDLLGDDWVQRHRRVVQQHANQYKRIAWAKILQSLSIQGLTSSGGSSSSGVDGQNSSGVSRSTVKERFKMFNAQFEELHQRQSQWAVPDTELRESLRLAVAEVLLPAYRSFIKRFGPLVENGKNAQKYIRYSAEDLDRMLGEFFEGKTFNEPKR; encoded by the exons ATGAGTATTTCAAGAAACTCAGGTGGGGTTGGAGGGGTAGTGGGTGGTGTTGATATGCTGAGTGAAAGAGCAAGAATGATGAGAGATTCATTGCAGAAGAGTCAGTCTATTACTGACAATGTTGTGAACATTTTGGGTTCCTTTGATCATCGTCTTTCTGCTCTTGAAACTGCTATGCGTCCTACCCAG ATAAGGACTCATGCTATTAGGACGGCTCATGGAAACATTGACAAGGCTTTAAAGGCTGCTGAGGTTATACTGTCCCAATTTGATATTTCTCGTCAG GCGgaaattaaaatacttaaaGGGCCACATGAGGACCTGGAAAGTTATCTTCAAGCAATTGACCAGCTGAGAGACAATATTCGCTTCTTCAGCAACAACAAAAGCTTCAAAAGTAGTGATGGAGTGCTCAATCATGCTAATAGTTTGCTGACCAAGGCTATTTCAAAGCTCGAAGAGGAGTTTAAGCAGCTCTTGTTGTCTTATAG TAAACCCATTGAACCTGACCGGCTGTTTGAGTGTCTGCCAAATTCAATGCGACCACCATCATCACCTGGACACCAGGACTCTAGTGGTAAGAGTCATCTGTCCAATAGTAATGCTGAGCAAAATGGTGCAGAAAACGCTGTCTTCACACCGCCAACCCTTATACCTCCAAGGATCCTGCCTTTACTACATGATTTAGCCCAACAGATGGTTCAAGCTGGCCACCAACaacaatttgtaaaaatatacag GGATACACGTTCTCCCGTACTGGAAGAAAGTCTTCACAATTTGGGAGTGGAAAAACTTAGCAAAGATGATGTTCAGAAGATGCAATGGGAAGTTCTGGAAGCTAAAATTGGAAATTGGATTCATTTTATGCGAATTGCT GTCAAACTGTTATTTGCTGGTGAACGTAAGGTGTGTGATCAAATTCTCGAAGGATTTGATTCACTCAATGACCAATGTTTTGCTGAAGTTACTACTGCAAGTGTTGCTGTGTTGCTTAGTTTTGGTGATGCAATTGCAAAGAGCAAAAGATCACCTGAGAAGTTATTTGTGCTTCTAGATATGTATGAAATAATGCGGGAACTTCATTCAGAG ATTGAATCACTTTTCATAGGTAAAGCTTGCAATGAAATTAGGGAATCTGCCTTTGGTTTGACAAAGCAACTTGCCCAGACAGCCCAAGAAACCTTTGGTGATTTTGAAGAAGCAGTTGAAAAAGATGCAACCAAAACTGCCGTCTCAGATGGAACTGTCCATCCCTTGACCAGCTATGTGATTAATTATGTGAAGTTCCTGTTTGA CTATCAATCAACATTGAAACAACTATTCCAAGAATTTGAAAATGGAGGAGATTCGAATTCTCAGCTAGCTGCTGTTACAATGCGTATAATGCAGGCTCTTCAAACCAATTTGGATGGAAAATCTAAGCAGTATAAGGATTCTGCTCTGACTCACTTGTTCCTTATGAACAATATTCACTATATGGTCAGATCTGTCCGCAG GTCTGAAGCCAAAGACTTATTAGGGGATGACTGGGTGCAAAGACACCGGAGAGTTGTACAGCAACATGCAAATCAATATAAAAGAATTGCTTGGGCGAAG ATCCTTCAATCTCTATCGATTCAAGGGCTAACATCATCTGGAGGCAGTAGTTCTAGTGGTGTAGATGGACAAAATAGCAGTGGAGTTTCAAGATCCACTGTAAAAGAAAG GTTCAAGATGTTCAATGCGCAGTTTGAAGAGCTTCATCAAAGGCAATCTCAATGGGCTGTTCCAGATACTGAGTTGCGAGAGTCATTGAGGCTTGCGGTCGCTGAAGTTTTGCTGCCTGCATACAGATCTTTCATTAAACGCTTTGG GCCTTTGGTTGAGAATGGTAAAAACGCCCAAAAGTACATCAGATATTCAGCTGAAGATCTTGACCGTATGCTGGGTGAATTCTTCGAGGGTAAGACGTTTAATGAACCCAAACGGTAA